The DNA segment TCGAAAGTTATTGAATATGGACGGATTGTCCCAATTTTTGTTATACTTGAAATTGCTAATCAAATTGAAAATATTGTTTAGATGAGAGATCTTTAATATGGATTTTTTTAGTCGAGAAATATTGAATATAGTTATGGATAAGTTATAACTACTTGTATTTTACTTGAAGTCATTTCAAGGTTAAAAATGAACTCTCTAAACCTTTTAACGCGTCAACATGGCAACTCTACAGCTTAAACAACTTAGCAACTACAACAACTCGCCAGCTTAATATTCCTTCTGGTAAAAATAGAACCAATAGCTCCGATGATAGTACTTCTTTCACAATTTATTTTATCTGTTCCTATTTAACAGCTAAATACATACTTTTTTTTTAACAAACCCAACTTTTGTGCGTGATCCCTACTTAGACGTATCCCCTTCTGCAAACTGTTTAGGTGTTTTACCATAGAATTTTTTAAACGAAGAAATAAAATGAGAAGAATCTACAAAACCAACCATAAAGGCAACCTCATTCACATTGTACTCTTTTCTAGCCAATAATTCAGCAGCTTTTTTCAACCTGATCACCTTAATAAACTGACTAGGTGTAGTATTGGTCAGGGCTTTAAATTTACGAAAAAGCTGGCTTCTACTCATTCCCAGTTCTGAGCTCAAACTCTCCACAGACAATTCTGTATCACTCATACTATTCTCAATAATTTCTCTAGACTTAGCCAGAAATTTTTTATCAAGAGGCAACATACCATCGTCTCCTTTGGCAGTAACTTTTATTTCAGAATTGTACTTAGCGGAAATATTTTTCTTCAGCTGCAACAAGTTCGCAATTTGAATCGTCAACAAATCAATGCTAAAAGGTTTCTCTATGTATGCATCTGCATGATGCACAAAACCTTCCAGCTTTTGTTCTGCTGTAGTTCGGGCAGTTAGCAAAATCACGGGGATATGAGAAGTAATAATGTTCGTTTTTATATGCTTACACAATTCAAGACCGTCCATCTCTGGCATCATTATGTCAGAAAGAATCAGGTCTGGCATATTTTCATTGGCCAGTTTAAGTGCCTCTTTACCATTTGCACTAGTTAAAACTTTATAATTGCTTAAATTATGCGCCAGATATTCTCTCAAATCATCATAATCTTCAACGATTAAGATTACATCCGAATGCATTTCTTTATCACCCTCCTTATGCCCATCATTATGAGTAGTAATATCTTCTATTACAGTATTAGGTAAGGGTTGATCCACATGTTCCTGCAATTCGGATTCCTGATATGCTTCCTTTACTATTGGAATGGTAACTTCAAAACAGCTACCCTCTCCTAATTTACTACTAACATGCTTTTTACCCTTGTGCAAATCGATTAAACTCTTGGTAAATGAAAGTCCTACGCCAGCGCCAGAAAATTGATGGTCGGCATGATCGGTGGTATAAAATCGTTCAAAAATTTTCTCTATATCTGATTCAGGAATTCCGATTCCCTTGTCTGAAACTTTGAATATAGCTTCTCCGTTTTCAACATTAACCTCCATAAGTATTTCGCCATTCACAGGTGAAAATTTTACCGCATTCGACAAAAGGTTAAACAATATCTTATCCATGATACCTTCATCAAACCATCCCTTATACCCTTCGGGAACATTGGTCTGAAAATTAAGCTTCAAGCTCCGGTTATTAGCGATATCATTAAAATTAGCCAGTACATCTTTTACATATTTAACAATATCAGTCTCCACCACTTTTAATTGAATCCTATTTTCTTCAATTCTTCTAAAGTCCATCAATTGATTAACAATCCTCATCAATCTCTGGGCATTCCTGTTCATGATATGAATTAAAGAAGTTAACTGTTTATCATTGGTATTATAATTTACAAGCCTTTCAAGAGGAGAAGCTATCAAAGTAAGTGGCGTACGTAATTCATGTGAGATATTGGTAAAAAAGCGAATTCTTTTTCTACTCAAATCCTCTAGCCTTTTATTTTCTTTTATTTCTTCCGCCAATCTATTTTTTTGCGTAGTACTATTTTTAACAAACCTCCTATAGGCAGCCAAAAACATCACCAACAAAACAAAATACAGAACAAAAGCAGGAATACTCCTTGAAAAAGGAGGCTTGACTTTTACTTTAATATTTTTCACATCTTCGCTCCACACACCATCTCCATTGGAAGCTTTTACTTTAAAACTATACTTACCTGCCGGAACCTTGGTATAATTAGCTATTTTAGTTACGCCTGCTCTTTGCCAGTCCTTATCATAACCTTCGAGCATGTACAAATACTGCGACTTTTCAGGTGATGTATAATTTACCGCCACAAACTCAAAACTAAAAGAAGATTGTGCATTCTTTAAGGTAATCTGATCCGTTAAGTCAATGTGTTTTTTCAAAGGTGATTTATCACCTCCAATTTGTACCTTCTCATTTAATATTCTAAAATCGGTCAAATGTATCTCCGGAGGATTCGTATTATCTTTAATGGAATCAGGATAAAACATATTAAATCCATTTAATCCAGAGAAAAGAATGTAACCATCACGTGTTTTTAAAGAAACAAACTCTTCAAAAACATTGGATTGAAGACCATCATACTTGTTGTATACCCTGACTGACTCCTTGTTATAATTATATTTTATAATTCCAATTTTTGTACTGGCCCATACATTATTATAATCATCCACCTGCACCGCACAAATATAATTATTCGGCAATCCATCATTTTGTGTAAATAACAGCTCTTCTTCACCCTTGCCAGAAAATCTTAGCAGTCCCTTATTGGTTCCCATCCAAACATATCCTTCATTGTCACGAGCCATGCCATTTATACGAACGTTCTTATCTTTTTGAAGCTGCGGATGTTTAAAGCGATAATTTTCTATTGTCTT comes from the Saccharicrinis fermentans DSM 9555 = JCM 21142 genome and includes:
- a CDS encoding hybrid sensor histidine kinase/response regulator transcription factor; translated protein: MIRRQLKFYCCWLLFINAIGSAWANTNQSFQFKHFKYDDGLLSNTVNAIIQDEDEFMWFGTSEGLCRFDGYGFQNFTHIAGDNNSLNDNFISSIAEDTLRNCIWVVNSLGVSRLDKTTYKFRNYPISDTSKFHFSPFYRGTVCVDHRGNVWVEGFGKEYSEGLFKYIEDEDWFVNLSKQEGSVMQGLTCIYEDSNKKLWFGTDHALFSYNHSTESFHKINFRNPQIDSLHITCLFQGKDDKLWIGTYHDHSIYVLEDDSISLAFKSAYSNDDYNWISSLAIYNDQELFVAIKDLGIQVIDLSSGAKSLLQPDMYKPYGIKSKTPTVIYPDKSGNIWIGSYNNGVNFLDKHKKKFNLYQFNYTDSGLLSNNVRAFFEDSDGELWVGTKEGGGISKFNPEDGTFINYKADRFNPSWLDNDIVICISELEKGKLLVGTYGGGIYLFNKAKETFSKFAMPNDGKNSISNKYVYALYKDEDARIWIGSNSTVDIYDKNTNTFSHLPGVNYARCFMDNGDAILIGTWTKGLYIYEKSKKTIENYRFKHPQLQKDKNVRINGMARDNEGYVWMGTNKGLLRFSGKGEEELLFTQNDGLPNNYICAVQVDDYNNVWASTKIGIIKYNYNKESVRVYNKYDGLQSNVFEEFVSLKTRDGYILFSGLNGFNMFYPDSIKDNTNPPEIHLTDFRILNEKVQIGGDKSPLKKHIDLTDQITLKNAQSSFSFEFVAVNYTSPEKSQYLYMLEGYDKDWQRAGVTKIANYTKVPAGKYSFKVKASNGDGVWSEDVKNIKVKVKPPFSRSIPAFVLYFVLLVMFLAAYRRFVKNSTTQKNRLAEEIKENKRLEDLSRKRIRFFTNISHELRTPLTLIASPLERLVNYNTNDKQLTSLIHIMNRNAQRLMRIVNQLMDFRRIEENRIQLKVVETDIVKYVKDVLANFNDIANNRSLKLNFQTNVPEGYKGWFDEGIMDKILFNLLSNAVKFSPVNGEILMEVNVENGEAIFKVSDKGIGIPESDIEKIFERFYTTDHADHQFSGAGVGLSFTKSLIDLHKGKKHVSSKLGEGSCFEVTIPIVKEAYQESELQEHVDQPLPNTVIEDITTHNDGHKEGDKEMHSDVILIVEDYDDLREYLAHNLSNYKVLTSANGKEALKLANENMPDLILSDIMMPEMDGLELCKHIKTNIITSHIPVILLTARTTAEQKLEGFVHHADAYIEKPFSIDLLTIQIANLLQLKKNISAKYNSEIKVTAKGDDGMLPLDKKFLAKSREIIENSMSDTELSVESLSSELGMSRSQLFRKFKALTNTTPSQFIKVIRLKKAAELLARKEYNVNEVAFMVGFVDSSHFISSFKKFYGKTPKQFAEGDTSK